The following are encoded together in the Bacillus sp. V2I10 genome:
- a CDS encoding PRD domain-containing protein yields MRIYKILNNNAAVVLDEQQEKIVMGPGIAFQKSKNDIIPASKIEKIFVMREESEKFQQLLQMVPEKHVELAEEVISYAEGQLMSPLSNHIHIALTDHLSFAIERIQQGYQIQNKLLNEIKVLYKKEFEIGIWAIQKVQEKLGVSLPEDEAGHIALHIHTAKLDSSDMTVTLKHATIIQESISIIEHHFGLKLSKNSISYQRLLTHLRFALNRLEQDEEFHVMDIEMLRLIQEKYAFAYQCSKKIADYLSEEYILHFPESEIGYITLHIQRLSE; encoded by the coding sequence TTGAGAATCTATAAAATCTTAAACAATAATGCTGCAGTCGTTCTTGATGAACAGCAGGAGAAAATTGTAATGGGCCCGGGGATTGCTTTTCAAAAAAGCAAAAATGATATTATACCGGCCAGTAAAATTGAAAAAATATTTGTGATGAGAGAAGAAAGCGAGAAATTTCAGCAGCTGCTGCAAATGGTTCCCGAGAAACACGTTGAGCTTGCCGAAGAAGTCATCAGCTATGCGGAAGGCCAATTGATGTCACCTCTTAGCAATCACATTCACATAGCATTAACAGATCATCTGTCATTTGCAATTGAAAGAATTCAGCAAGGCTATCAAATTCAAAATAAATTGCTGAATGAAATTAAGGTGCTCTACAAAAAGGAGTTTGAGATTGGGATTTGGGCGATCCAAAAAGTACAGGAAAAGCTTGGGGTTTCTCTTCCGGAAGATGAAGCGGGACATATTGCCCTCCACATTCATACGGCGAAATTAGATTCTTCTGATATGACGGTTACATTAAAGCATGCGACCATCATTCAAGAATCAATCAGCATAATAGAACATCACTTCGGTCTAAAGCTGAGTAAAAATTCCATCTCCTATCAGAGGCTGCTGACCCATCTTAGATTCGCTTTAAATCGCCTTGAGCAGGACGAGGAATTTCATGTTATGGATATCGAAATGCTTAGACTCATTCAGGAAAAATACGCATTTGCCTATCAATGTTCAAAGAAGATTGCGGATTATTTAAGTGAGGAATACATCCTGCATTTTCCAGAATCTGAGATTGGATATATTACCCTTCACATCCAGAGATTAAGCGAGTAA
- a CDS encoding glycosyltransferase family 2 protein, with the protein MRVSVIIVTYNRLYTLAELLESIARQTYRPYEIIVVNDGGEPVDSLKDAYHDLPIRIIDLEENAGHVHARNAGAFQAEGDAIMLSDDDDYFTPGHIERMVHELTDAHLVYSDVEIVGFEDQNNVRVPISRRLFAYTYDAKEMRRFSTFVPSGSLYLKNVHQSIGYFDPEVHNYWDWDFFLRVSGKFQVKRVPVASVIYAFSDTGNHQSAGLNERRQSYLEKLSEKHQLGELPQKNFFVLLEEPELKAREALSLLVWDGKPMISRLI; encoded by the coding sequence TTGCGTGTTTCAGTTATTATTGTGACGTATAACCGTCTTTACACTCTTGCCGAGCTGTTAGAATCTATTGCCCGTCAAACATACCGCCCATATGAAATTATTGTTGTGAATGATGGGGGAGAACCGGTAGACTCTTTAAAAGATGCCTATCATGATCTTCCAATACGCATCATTGATCTAGAAGAAAATGCAGGACATGTTCATGCCCGCAACGCCGGAGCTTTCCAGGCAGAAGGCGATGCTATTATGCTGAGTGATGATGATGATTATTTCACCCCTGGACATATTGAAAGAATGGTTCATGAACTGACAGATGCGCATCTTGTCTATTCAGATGTTGAGATTGTCGGATTTGAGGACCAAAACAACGTACGCGTGCCGATCAGCCGCAGATTATTTGCCTATACATATGATGCAAAAGAAATGAGGCGCTTCTCAACGTTTGTGCCATCAGGAAGCTTATATTTAAAAAATGTCCATCAGTCGATCGGATATTTTGATCCAGAGGTTCACAATTATTGGGACTGGGACTTCTTTTTAAGAGTTTCAGGAAAATTTCAAGTGAAGCGGGTTCCGGTAGCAAGCGTTATTTATGCTTTTTCCGATACAGGCAATCATCAATCTGCAGGTCTTAATGAAAGAAGACAATCGTACCTTGAAAAGCTCAGTGAAAAGCATCAATTGGGAGAGCTTCCTCAAAAAAACTTCTTTGTTTTATTAGAAGAACCCGAGTTAAAGGCAAGAGAGGCGCTAAGCCTGCTTGTCTGGGACGGGAAGCCAATGATATCGAGATTAATCTGA
- a CDS encoding helix-turn-helix transcriptional regulator, whose protein sequence is MGDQAIDTFRSCIPLFHALGDPARQDIILLLAETERLTVNEIADQSRLSRPAISHHLKILKDQGLVTIEQQGTKRFYSLALEDSVTLLKKLITLVEETCI, encoded by the coding sequence ATGGGAGACCAAGCCATTGATACGTTTCGTTCATGCATCCCATTATTCCATGCTCTCGGCGATCCCGCGAGACAGGACATTATTCTTTTATTAGCAGAAACAGAAAGGCTGACTGTGAATGAAATTGCCGATCAATCCAGGCTTTCAAGACCAGCTATTTCCCATCATCTGAAAATATTGAAGGATCAGGGATTGGTGACCATTGAACAGCAGGGCACGAAGAGGTTCTATTCATTAGCACTTGAAGATTCAGTTACCCTGCTGAAAAAATTAATTACCTTAGTAGAAGAAACCTGTATTTAA
- a CDS encoding glycoside hydrolase family 32 protein, translating into MNVINLDSELKEAAYQEVEASRNTVEKDPYRLKHHIMPPVGLLNDPNGFIQWKGIYHLFYQWMPFKTGHGAKFWGHYTSRDLVNWEHEPIALAPSEWYEKNGCYSGSAIEAFDKLHLFYTGNVKDENGERETYQCLAVSEDGIHFDKKGVVAELPDGYTAHFRDPKVWGHEGKWYMVAGAQTKEMAGRAALLVSENLYNWELLGDVAGSNTDQLDEFGYMWECPDLFRLNGKDVLIVSPQGLEPEGNLYQNVYQSGYFVGELDYKTAKLNHGEFTELDRGFDFYAPQTTVDEKGRRLLIAWMSVPDQDEDKHPTIANKWIHTMTFPRKLSIKGENLLQEPVEELKALRKNEQVLEMVKITNEEVQKRETEGAVYELILDQIKVEDSFKLSIKKNAELHYSRRDQLFTLTRISYADGHPESRKCHLAELTKLQVFVDTSSIEVFINDGEEVFTARMFPDAEEKSSVFSSEGETVFHLKKWDL; encoded by the coding sequence ATGAATGTGATAAACCTCGATTCAGAGCTAAAAGAAGCAGCATATCAAGAGGTTGAAGCCAGCCGGAATACGGTTGAAAAAGATCCATATCGGCTGAAGCATCATATTATGCCTCCAGTCGGACTCCTTAACGATCCGAACGGCTTTATTCAGTGGAAGGGGATTTACCACCTTTTCTATCAGTGGATGCCATTTAAAACAGGACATGGAGCAAAATTCTGGGGCCATTATACCTCAAGGGACCTTGTCAATTGGGAGCATGAACCGATTGCTCTTGCCCCAAGCGAGTGGTATGAAAAGAATGGGTGCTACTCAGGCAGTGCCATTGAAGCTTTTGATAAACTACATCTGTTCTATACTGGAAATGTGAAGGACGAAAATGGAGAAAGGGAGACGTATCAATGCCTTGCCGTTTCAGAGGACGGAATCCATTTTGATAAAAAAGGCGTTGTAGCTGAACTTCCGGACGGCTATACTGCCCATTTTCGGGATCCGAAGGTTTGGGGGCATGAAGGAAAGTGGTACATGGTTGCAGGAGCTCAAACAAAGGAAATGGCCGGACGTGCCGCGCTTCTTGTCTCTGAAAATCTGTATAATTGGGAGCTCCTGGGCGATGTGGCAGGTTCAAATACAGATCAGCTTGATGAGTTTGGCTATATGTGGGAGTGCCCGGATCTGTTCCGCCTGAACGGCAAGGATGTACTGATTGTGTCTCCTCAAGGGTTGGAACCGGAAGGGAATCTTTATCAGAACGTCTATCAATCCGGCTACTTTGTTGGAGAGCTAGATTACAAGACGGCAAAATTAAATCATGGTGAATTTACAGAGCTTGACAGAGGCTTTGATTTTTATGCTCCGCAAACGACGGTTGATGAAAAAGGCAGACGCTTATTAATTGCCTGGATGAGTGTGCCTGATCAGGACGAGGACAAGCATCCGACCATAGCAAACAAGTGGATTCACACAATGACATTTCCGAGGAAATTGTCGATAAAAGGTGAAAACTTGCTGCAGGAGCCTGTCGAGGAGTTAAAAGCTCTAAGAAAAAATGAACAGGTGCTTGAAATGGTGAAGATCACAAATGAGGAAGTTCAGAAGCGGGAAACAGAGGGTGCTGTTTATGAGCTGATCCTTGATCAGATAAAAGTAGAAGACTCTTTTAAGCTCTCAATTAAAAAGAATGCCGAGCTGCATTACTCTCGCAGGGATCAGCTGTTTACGCTAACTAGAATCAGTTATGCTGACGGCCATCCTGAATCAAGAAAATGTCATTTGGCAGAGCTGACCAAGCTTCAAGTGTTTGTAGATACATCTTCAATTGAAGTATTTATAAATGACGGTGAAGAAGTGTTTACGGCGAGGATGTTCCCGGATGCTGAGGAGAAAAGTTCCGTGTTTTCTTCTGAAGGAGAAACGGTATTTCATTTGAAGAAGTGGGATTTGTAA
- a CDS encoding L,D-transpeptidase family protein: MKKWFVLFAALFLFASFVVPAKADAVPQLIIINKSTNKLAFFDSGQLVKVFNVATGRDNSFTPEGTFPIVNKIKNRPYYKDNIPGGDSRNPLGDRWLGLHALGTNGTTYAIHGNNNPNSIGTYASAGCIRMHNEEIRYLFDQVHTGTSVIILHSNQSFEAIAAANNYPNSAPADSAPVQEEKKPQPPAKQKPAPAPIEEPTPEAPKPEEEDPLSCIKSKIKGKIYIPDIHVKMDVTCPAKTS; encoded by the coding sequence ATGAAAAAATGGTTTGTGCTGTTTGCCGCTCTTTTCTTATTTGCATCTTTTGTCGTGCCAGCTAAAGCAGACGCTGTACCTCAGCTCATCATCATTAACAAGAGCACGAATAAACTTGCATTTTTTGACAGCGGTCAGCTTGTTAAAGTATTTAATGTCGCAACAGGGAGAGATAATTCGTTTACCCCGGAAGGAACGTTTCCAATTGTAAACAAGATTAAAAATCGTCCTTATTACAAAGACAATATTCCAGGAGGCGACAGCCGAAATCCGCTCGGAGACAGATGGCTCGGTCTTCATGCTCTTGGCACCAATGGAACGACCTATGCCATCCATGGCAATAACAATCCTAATTCCATCGGAACTTATGCCAGCGCAGGCTGTATTCGCATGCATAATGAAGAAATCCGCTATCTATTCGACCAGGTACACACAGGCACCTCTGTTATCATTCTTCACTCAAACCAATCCTTTGAAGCAATAGCTGCAGCAAACAACTATCCAAATTCTGCACCCGCAGATTCAGCACCTGTTCAGGAAGAAAAGAAACCGCAGCCTCCTGCTAAACAAAAACCTGCTCCCGCACCTATAGAAGAGCCAACACCTGAAGCACCGAAACCTGAAGAAGAAGATCCTTTATCGTGTATCAAAAGCAAAATTAAAGGCAAAATCTATATCCCAGATATTCATGTAAAAATGGATGTTACGTGTCCTGCAAAAACCAGCTGA
- a CDS encoding TetR/AcrR family transcriptional regulator, protein MAARRAVDQELTRESIMQAAHQLFHEKGYQNVSMRQIAKELNYSHGAIYYHFKNKAELFYALVKADFKLLDEKLKDVLDQEGLNNEVKIKKILEGYIEFGLKNQSQYELMFLTKDEEVVSYLIHEPNVSCEKFAQAIYALSEQQVSATVIWSVFLSLHRFVTHYCKTGMKFKEVEPLMKSHVLFLMKGLT, encoded by the coding sequence TTGGCAGCAAGAAGAGCAGTCGATCAAGAGCTTACGCGAGAATCCATCATGCAAGCTGCACATCAATTATTTCATGAAAAAGGCTATCAGAACGTTTCAATGAGGCAAATCGCAAAAGAACTGAATTATAGTCACGGTGCCATCTACTATCATTTTAAAAATAAAGCTGAGCTTTTTTACGCGCTTGTTAAAGCAGATTTCAAACTCCTGGATGAAAAACTGAAGGATGTATTAGACCAAGAAGGACTAAATAACGAAGTGAAAATTAAAAAGATACTGGAGGGATATATTGAATTCGGATTAAAAAATCAAAGTCAATATGAACTCATGTTTTTAACAAAGGATGAAGAGGTTGTAAGCTATTTGATTCATGAGCCTAACGTGAGCTGCGAAAAATTTGCTCAGGCTATTTATGCTTTATCAGAACAGCAGGTTTCAGCAACTGTTATTTGGTCTGTCTTTTTATCCCTTCATAGATTTGTAACGCATTACTGCAAGACAGGGATGAAATTTAAAGAGGTGGAGCCTTTGATGAAGTCACATGTTCTTTTTCTAATGAAAGGTTTAACATAA
- a CDS encoding YwdI family protein yields the protein MDIHISKLLAKMEKEIQRAMQGSSDSEVRERLLAVKTLCDLVLEEQAEERYETKQTSPNQLDALQLQKMMGASNFNNKKKEEDGVNGDSIFDF from the coding sequence ATGGATATACATATTTCAAAGCTGCTTGCAAAAATGGAAAAAGAAATTCAACGTGCCATGCAAGGATCAAGTGATTCAGAAGTAAGAGAAAGACTGCTTGCAGTGAAAACACTCTGTGATCTGGTGCTTGAAGAGCAAGCGGAAGAGCGCTATGAAACGAAGCAGACTTCTCCGAACCAATTGGATGCCCTTCAGCTTCAAAAAATGATGGGGGCATCTAATTTTAACAACAAGAAAAAAGAAGAGGACGGCGTGAACGGGGATTCCATTTTTGATTTTTAA
- a CDS encoding sucrose-specific PTS transporter subunit IIBC: MNYKDIAEKIVPLLGGKENIISATHCATRLRLVLQDESKADKAEIEEVEGVKGAFASSGQFQIIFGTGNVNKVYEQLQPMIGKMDVDSVSHAEAVKQKMNPFARFAKTLSNIFVPIIPAIVASGLLMGLLGMMKAFEWVSTDSPFIVLLDMFSSAAFIILPILIGVSASREFGANPYLGAVIGGILTHPALQNPWGLAEAKPEYLNFAGMDIAMLGYQGTVIPILLAVYVMSKIEKGLRKIVPNSIDLLVTPFLTIISTGFIALIAIGPLGRGLGTLITTTLTYVYDTAGFMAGLIFGGTYSLIVLTGVHHSFHAIEAGLLADLGKNYLLPIWSMANVAQGGAGLAVFFMTKRAKTKEIALPGAFSAFLGITEPVIFGVNLRYRKPFIGGLIGGALGGAYVVFTNVAANAYGLTGIPMIAIVAPFGTSAIMNYLIGFVIAVAGALIATLLLGLKEEETK, encoded by the coding sequence ATGAATTATAAAGACATTGCAGAAAAAATTGTACCGCTGCTCGGCGGAAAAGAAAATATCATCAGTGCCACACACTGTGCGACAAGACTCCGTTTAGTTTTGCAGGATGAAAGCAAAGCAGATAAGGCGGAAATAGAAGAAGTTGAAGGGGTTAAAGGTGCATTTGCAAGCTCTGGTCAATTTCAAATTATTTTTGGTACCGGGAATGTGAATAAAGTCTATGAACAGCTGCAGCCAATGATCGGAAAAATGGATGTAGATTCCGTATCGCATGCTGAAGCTGTAAAGCAAAAAATGAATCCTTTTGCCAGATTTGCAAAAACACTGTCGAATATCTTCGTTCCAATCATTCCTGCTATCGTAGCGAGCGGTTTATTAATGGGTCTGCTTGGAATGATGAAAGCATTTGAATGGGTCAGCACGGACAGTCCATTCATTGTTTTGCTGGATATGTTCTCAAGCGCAGCCTTTATTATTCTGCCGATTCTAATTGGTGTCAGCGCATCCCGCGAGTTCGGAGCAAATCCCTATTTAGGAGCCGTCATAGGGGGGATTCTTACTCACCCTGCCCTGCAAAATCCGTGGGGACTGGCTGAGGCGAAGCCTGAGTATTTGAATTTTGCAGGAATGGATATCGCGATGCTTGGCTATCAGGGAACCGTAATTCCAATTCTTCTTGCGGTTTATGTCATGAGCAAAATTGAGAAAGGGCTCCGCAAGATTGTACCTAACTCGATTGATTTGCTTGTCACACCGTTTTTGACCATTATCTCAACAGGCTTTATCGCTTTAATTGCCATTGGCCCTCTTGGCCGCGGGTTAGGTACTTTGATTACAACTACGTTAACTTACGTTTATGATACAGCCGGTTTTATGGCGGGTCTTATCTTTGGCGGAACCTATTCTTTAATCGTACTGACAGGTGTTCATCACAGCTTCCATGCCATTGAAGCAGGTCTTCTTGCCGATCTTGGGAAGAACTATCTCCTTCCAATCTGGTCAATGGCAAACGTTGCTCAGGGCGGAGCGGGTCTTGCCGTTTTCTTTATGACAAAGCGCGCCAAAACAAAAGAAATTGCATTGCCTGGTGCTTTCTCAGCCTTCTTAGGAATTACTGAGCCGGTTATTTTTGGAGTCAACTTGCGCTACCGCAAGCCATTTATTGGAGGATTGATCGGCGGAGCACTTGGGGGCGCATATGTAGTCTTTACGAATGTAGCGGCAAATGCTTATGGATTAACGGGTATTCCGATGATTGCGATTGTTGCTCCATTTGGAACATCTGCCATCATGAATTATCTGATCGGATTCGTGATTGCCGTAGCAGGAGCGCTTATTGCGACGCTTCTTCTCGGATTAAAAGAAGAAGAGACTAAGTAG
- a CDS encoding aminoimidazole riboside kinase, translated as MKNGIISLGEALIDFIPVDSDNLIYQKSPGGAPANVAVGLARLGADSAFLGKVGNDVLGTFLKDTLASYGVHTDHMLLTDEAKTGAVFITLAENGERSFDFYIDPSADRFIKSEELNESLFESSKILHYGSISMISEPSRTATIKAVELARKNGMIISYDPNLRLSLWENEDDARETILSMFDTADLIKISEEELEFLTGEATIDKGVEKLSAYNIPLLLVTLGSKGSYAFTHNVTARIHAMKVNAVDTTGAGDAFVSGVLYKLHEYNGNLSSLSEKELQDIGRFASVSGGLAASVKGAMTALPTLEEVQGILKNG; from the coding sequence ATGAAAAACGGGATTATCAGTTTAGGAGAGGCATTAATTGATTTTATACCAGTTGATTCAGATAATTTGATCTATCAAAAGAGCCCAGGAGGAGCGCCTGCAAACGTTGCAGTTGGCTTAGCAAGACTTGGAGCTGATTCTGCTTTTCTTGGAAAAGTGGGAAATGACGTACTCGGGACTTTTTTAAAAGATACTTTAGCGTCCTACGGAGTTCATACAGATCATATGCTGCTGACAGATGAAGCGAAAACAGGCGCAGTGTTTATTACATTGGCTGAAAATGGAGAGCGTTCTTTTGATTTTTATATCGATCCAAGTGCAGACCGGTTTATAAAAAGTGAAGAATTAAACGAATCGCTATTTGAAAGCAGTAAAATCCTTCATTATGGTTCAATTTCTATGATCAGCGAACCTTCTAGGACCGCAACGATCAAGGCGGTTGAGCTTGCCAGAAAGAACGGAATGATTATTTCGTATGATCCCAATTTAAGATTGAGCTTATGGGAAAACGAGGACGATGCACGTGAAACCATTCTTTCTATGTTTGATACTGCTGATCTGATCAAGATTTCTGAAGAGGAACTTGAGTTTTTAACAGGAGAAGCAACGATTGATAAAGGAGTAGAGAAGCTTTCTGCCTATAACATTCCATTGCTGCTGGTGACACTCGGAAGCAAAGGGAGCTATGCGTTTACGCATAATGTTACTGCAAGAATACATGCCATGAAAGTAAATGCAGTCGACACCACAGGAGCTGGAGATGCTTTTGTATCAGGTGTTTTATATAAATTACATGAGTATAATGGAAATCTAAGTTCGCTTTCGGAAAAGGAATTACAGGACATCGGCCGGTTTGCAAGTGTATCAGGCGGACTTGCTGCATCGGTTAAAGGGGCAATGACCGCATTGCCTACACTGGAAGAAGTTCAAGGCATTCTAAAAAACGGGTAA
- a CDS encoding general stress protein → MKPAVKEYTNDEVLKNDVMELKSKGVDKQDIYILSHDDERTNRIANNAEANTIGISELGLGSAVGNIFSKKGDELRTKLEEVGFSSTEAERYEEKLDEGKILLLVTDHERVTGWV, encoded by the coding sequence ATGAAACCAGCTGTAAAAGAGTACACAAATGACGAAGTATTAAAAAATGACGTAATGGAACTGAAAAGTAAAGGTGTCGACAAGCAGGACATTTATATTCTCTCACATGATGATGAGCGCACAAACCGTATAGCAAACAATGCGGAAGCAAATACCATCGGCATCTCTGAATTAGGTCTTGGAAGTGCGGTCGGTAACATTTTCAGCAAAAAAGGCGATGAGCTTCGCACAAAATTAGAAGAAGTCGGGTTCAGCTCAACAGAAGCAGAACGCTATGAAGAAAAGCTTGATGAAGGTAAAATCTTATTGCTTGTTACAGATCATGAGCGTGTAACGGGCTGGGTATAA
- a CDS encoding bifunctional hydroxymethylpyrimidine kinase/phosphomethylpyrimidine kinase: MTMKKALTFAGSDSSGGAGIQADLKTFQERGVYGMTALTVVVAMDPNNEWHHQVFPVELDTIKAQAATIVEGIGVDAMKTGMLPTVDIIKLAAETIKKNNLENVVVDPVMVCKGADEVLYPDLADALREILTPLATVVTPNLFEAGQLSGIGTITTVDQMKEAAVKIFDLGAKYVLVKGGGKLQHEKAVDVLYDGTEFQILEGERIDTSYTHGAGCTYSAAITAELAKGASVKEAIYTAKQYITAAIRHSFPLNEYVGPTNHAALRLYESE, from the coding sequence ATGACAATGAAAAAAGCCTTAACATTTGCGGGATCAGATAGCAGCGGCGGTGCTGGTATTCAGGCAGATTTAAAAACATTTCAAGAGCGCGGAGTATATGGGATGACGGCTTTAACAGTCGTTGTAGCGATGGACCCGAATAATGAGTGGCATCATCAAGTATTTCCCGTGGAATTAGATACCATTAAAGCTCAGGCAGCAACCATCGTTGAAGGAATCGGTGTGGATGCAATGAAAACAGGCATGCTTCCAACTGTAGATATCATTAAACTTGCTGCTGAAACAATAAAAAAGAATAATCTTGAAAATGTGGTAGTTGACCCTGTTATGGTGTGCAAAGGAGCGGACGAAGTTCTGTACCCTGACCTTGCGGATGCATTGCGCGAAATCCTTACACCGCTTGCAACAGTTGTTACTCCAAACTTATTTGAAGCTGGCCAGTTAAGCGGCATCGGGACAATTACAACGGTAGACCAAATGAAGGAAGCTGCGGTAAAAATCTTTGATTTGGGTGCTAAATACGTGCTAGTCAAAGGCGGCGGCAAGCTTCAGCATGAAAAAGCAGTGGATGTTCTTTATGATGGAACTGAATTTCAGATTCTTGAAGGCGAGCGCATCGATACTTCTTATACACATGGTGCAGGCTGCACGTATTCAGCTGCCATCACGGCAGAGCTCGCAAAAGGCGCATCTGTTAAAGAAGCCATCTATACAGCTAAACAATATATTACAGCAGCCATCCGCCATTCCTTCCCTCTTAATGAGTACGTTGGACCGACGAACCATGCTGCATTGCGATTATACGAGAGTGAATAA
- a CDS encoding SDR family NAD(P)-dependent oxidoreductase has product MSMKTVLITGASDGIGRELAYKYAEDGFRLILTARNEIKLMKLADELKNTTAIVKAKDLSNMNQIHELFQELQQEKVHVDVLVNNAGVGLYGDFINTSAEEELNMIDLNIKSITLLTKLFLPDMISKKSGQVLNVASTAAFQPGPLMAVYYATKAYVLSFSEAIENELKGTGVSVFVLCPGPTETSFSERANLGQSKLFKSGVMDVKTVADAAYEGMKKGKTLIIPGFKNTILAAAVRFMPRKTVTGIVRKTQERA; this is encoded by the coding sequence ATATCAATGAAAACCGTATTAATTACAGGAGCTTCAGATGGAATTGGAAGAGAACTTGCTTATAAGTATGCAGAGGATGGCTTCCGTCTAATTTTGACAGCAAGAAACGAAATAAAACTAATGAAACTGGCAGACGAACTTAAAAATACGACAGCAATCGTCAAAGCTAAGGACTTAAGTAATATGAATCAAATTCATGAATTGTTTCAGGAATTGCAGCAGGAGAAGGTTCATGTCGATGTTTTAGTGAACAATGCCGGTGTTGGTTTATATGGGGATTTTATAAACACGTCTGCGGAAGAGGAACTGAATATGATTGATTTGAATATCAAATCAATCACGCTGTTAACCAAATTATTTTTACCTGATATGATTTCAAAAAAATCAGGCCAGGTTTTAAATGTTGCCTCCACTGCCGCTTTTCAGCCCGGTCCATTGATGGCTGTCTATTACGCGACAAAAGCTTATGTGTTATCATTTAGTGAAGCAATTGAAAATGAACTGAAAGGCACTGGTGTATCAGTCTTTGTTTTATGTCCCGGCCCTACTGAAACAAGCTTCAGCGAACGCGCCAATCTTGGACAATCCAAGCTCTTTAAAAGCGGAGTAATGGATGTGAAAACCGTTGCTGATGCGGCATATGAAGGGATGAAAAAAGGGAAGACGCTGATTATTCCAGGCTTTAAAAATACAATTCTTGCAGCAGCTGTACGATTCATGCCGCGTAAAACGGTAACAGGTATTGTGCGGAAGACGCAAGAGCGCGCTTAA
- a CDS encoding general stress protein produces MKTFVVENGVQATEKINHLEVEGFVRDDIYLFAHDPNRSKHLTSGTDTESVGVSEQGVFSSMKNVFRSRGDELRSKMASLGLTENEAAHMEEELDKGKVVIVAHQ; encoded by the coding sequence ATGAAAACATTTGTAGTTGAAAATGGTGTTCAAGCAACTGAAAAAATCAATCACCTTGAAGTTGAAGGGTTTGTGAGAGACGATATTTATCTTTTCGCACATGATCCGAACCGCTCAAAACATCTTACTTCCGGTACAGATACTGAAAGTGTCGGCGTTTCTGAGCAAGGCGTATTTTCATCAATGAAAAACGTTTTCCGTTCACGCGGAGATGAGCTTCGCTCGAAAATGGCATCTCTGGGTTTAACAGAGAACGAAGCAGCTCATATGGAAGAAGAGCTTGATAAAGGCAAGGTAGTAATTGTAGCACACCAATAA
- a CDS encoding uracil-DNA glycosylase, which produces MKQQLHDGWWTWLKPEFEKPYYQRLREFLKTEYETETIYPDMDDLFNALQFTSYKEVKVVILGQDPYHGPNQAHGLSFSVQEGVKQPPSLRNIFLELKDDLGYDPPNHGSLEKWAKQGVLLLNTVLTVRKGQAASHKGQGWETFTNRIIELLNEREQPVVFILWGKHAAEKKALIDTARHIVIESPHPSPFSARKGFFGSKPFSRANEALKKMGRNKIDWK; this is translated from the coding sequence ATGAAACAGCAGCTTCATGACGGCTGGTGGACGTGGCTAAAACCGGAATTTGAAAAACCATATTATCAGAGACTGAGAGAATTTCTGAAAACAGAATATGAGACAGAGACCATCTATCCAGACATGGACGATTTGTTTAACGCTCTGCAATTCACTTCTTATAAAGAGGTAAAAGTAGTGATCCTTGGCCAGGATCCTTATCATGGGCCAAATCAGGCTCACGGCCTTAGCTTCTCTGTTCAGGAAGGTGTCAAGCAGCCGCCTTCGCTCCGTAATATTTTTCTTGAATTGAAGGATGATCTTGGATATGATCCTCCAAATCATGGTTCCCTTGAAAAATGGGCTAAGCAAGGTGTGCTGTTATTGAATACTGTTTTGACAGTAAGAAAAGGTCAGGCCGCCTCACACAAAGGGCAAGGCTGGGAGACGTTTACAAATCGCATCATTGAGCTTCTGAATGAGCGCGAACAGCCAGTCGTGTTTATTTTATGGGGAAAGCATGCAGCAGAAAAGAAAGCACTGATTGATACAGCCAGGCATATAGTGATTGAATCGCCGCACCCCAGCCCTTTTTCCGCCAGAAAAGGATTCTTCGGAAGCAAGCCGTTTTCAAGAGCGAATGAGGCACTGAAGAAAATGGGACGGAATAAAATTGACTGGAAATAA
- a CDS encoding uracil-DNA glycosylase: MKNQSINCLKCTYYYVTWDRDFPNGCRAYGLKSAARPSLTVMKSSGEACMKYTSKR, from the coding sequence ATGAAGAATCAATCGATCAACTGCTTAAAATGCACGTATTACTATGTCACTTGGGACAGGGATTTTCCAAACGGCTGCAGGGCTTACGGTTTAAAATCTGCTGCAAGACCTTCCTTAACCGTGATGAAATCATCAGGTGAAGCCTGTATGAAATATACTTCAAAAAGATAA